In one Dehalococcoidia bacterium genomic region, the following are encoded:
- a CDS encoding RNHCP domain-containing protein: MAAKDQGPGIRLPPGASSGGFDCVQCGRFVPLAAPGTANRNHCPHCLWSLHLDGPDGRRRSSCRSPMEPIAVWVKRNGEWAVIHRCTSCGAMTANRVAGDDAELALMSLAVQPLARPPFPLERLPRALGALLPASGGAPGVATQHRPQAR; the protein is encoded by the coding sequence ATGGCGGCGAAGGACCAGGGCCCCGGCATACGCCTGCCACCAGGCGCGAGCAGCGGCGGGTTCGACTGCGTGCAGTGCGGCCGTTTCGTGCCCCTGGCCGCACCAGGGACCGCCAACCGCAACCACTGCCCGCACTGTCTCTGGAGCCTGCACCTCGACGGCCCGGACGGCCGCCGCCGCTCCTCGTGCCGGTCGCCTATGGAGCCAATAGCCGTCTGGGTCAAGCGGAACGGCGAATGGGCAGTCATCCATCGCTGCACTTCCTGCGGGGCAATGACCGCCAACCGCGTGGCCGGCGACGACGCCGAGCTGGCGTTGATGTCGCTCGCCGTCCAGCCCCTGGCGCGGCCGCCCTTCCCGCTCGAACGGCTGCCCCGGGCCCTGGGTGCCCTACTCCCAGCCTCCGGGGGAGCGCCCGGCGTAGCGACGCAGCACCGACCGCAAGCGCGGTGA